One segment of Carya illinoinensis cultivar Pawnee chromosome 13, C.illinoinensisPawnee_v1, whole genome shotgun sequence DNA contains the following:
- the LOC122292798 gene encoding YTH domain-containing protein ECT2-like isoform X1, whose protein sequence is MATVAPPADQATDLLQKLSLDPQTKALEIPEPTKKPSSNQYGSVDSANATNGQIPSFERSVTPLLPDFMDLSMCYVLFGLDIEIFHLKHKIFISSL, encoded by the exons ATGGCTACCGTTGCTCCTCCTGCGGATC aagCTACAGATTTACTACAGAAATTGTCGTTAGATCCTCAAACCAAGGCCTTGGAAATTCCTGAGCCCACCAAGAAG CCTTCATCCAATCAATATGGGTCTGTTGATTCTGCCAATGCTACAAACGGTCAGATCCCATCATTTGAGCGGTCTGTGACTCCATTACTACCTGATTTCATGGATTTATCCATGTGTTATGTTCTGTTCGGTTTGGACATTgagatttttcatctcaaacataaaatttttatctcatcattataa
- the LOC122292798 gene encoding YTH domain-containing protein ECT4-like isoform X2: MATVAPPADQATDLLQKLSLDPQTKALEIPEPTKKPSSNQYGSVDSANATNGQIPSFERNVALDVQLSVTDVSSIKFFFRVFLSQ, encoded by the exons ATGGCTACCGTTGCTCCTCCTGCGGATC aagCTACAGATTTACTACAGAAATTGTCGTTAGATCCTCAAACCAAGGCCTTGGAAATTCCTGAGCCCACCAAGAAG CCTTCATCCAATCAATATGGGTCTGTTGATTCTGCCAATGCTACAAACGGTCAGATCCCATCATTTGAGCG GAATGTGGCTTTAGACGTTCAGTTGTCAGTTACGGATGTCTCATCAATAAAGTTCTTTTTTCGTGTCTTTTTGTCCCAATAG